The following coding sequences lie in one Eschrichtius robustus isolate mEscRob2 chromosome 17, mEscRob2.pri, whole genome shotgun sequence genomic window:
- the LOC137751373 gene encoding activator of 90 kDa heat shock protein ATPase homolog 1-like, whose translation MREEGVKLLREAMGIYISTLKTEFTQGMILPTMNGEAVDPVGQPALKTEGRKAKPAPSKTQARPVGVKIPTCKNTLRETFLTSPEELHRVFTTQGLVWAFTHAPAMLEADKGGKFHLVDGNVSGELTDLIPERHIVMKWRFKSWPEGHFATITLTFIDKNGETELCMEG comes from the exons ATGAGGGAAGAAGGGGTGAAACTTCTAAGAGAAGCAATGGGAATTTACATCAGCACCCTCAAAACAGAGTTCACGCAGGGTATGATCTTGCCTACGATGAACGGAGAGGCAGTAGACCCAGTCGGGCAGCCAGCACTGAAAACTGAGGGGCGCAAGGCTAAGCCTGCTCCTTCAAAAACCCAGGCCAGACCTGTTGGTGTCAAAATCCCCACTTGTAAGAACACCCTTAGAGAAACCTTCCTGACATCACCAGAGGAGCTCCATAGAGTTTTTACCACCCAGGGGCTTGTTTGGGCCTTTACCCATGCTCCTGCAATGTTAGAAGCAGACAAAGGGGGCAAGTTTCACCTGGTAGATGGCAATGTCTCTGGAGAACTCACTGA TTTGATCCCTGAGAGACATattgtgatgaagtggaggtttaaATCTTGGCCAGAAGGGCACtttgccaccatcaccttgacCTTCATTGACAAGAATGGAGAGACTGAGCTGTGCATGGAAGGCTGA